In one Patescibacteria group bacterium genomic region, the following are encoded:
- a CDS encoding G5 domain-containing protein has protein sequence MTPAEIIGSAVITFYSLAFLPNEQTPQVLGDFVQAPPEVKTVSSFRQKEETEEEPIPYPTKEKEDADLEIGQMEVLEEGINGKLIKNYLVTYWQKGESDKTLIETTREEPTAKVIAVGTKVVWRKINTPDGERKYWMKIPNVWATSYDKSCAGCNEWTALGTKLDIGTCAVDPKKIKLWTEIFVPEYGICRALDVGGSIKGNKIDVGFYDLHAQAAEVGWTGSHWTDIYLLDQAPE, from the coding sequence ATGACACCTGCAGAAATTATTGGATCGGCAGTTATTACATTTTATTCTTTAGCATTTTTGCCAAACGAACAAACTCCCCAAGTACTTGGTGATTTTGTACAAGCTCCACCAGAAGTAAAAACTGTTTCCTCATTTAGGCAAAAAGAAGAAACAGAAGAAGAGCCGATACCTTATCCCACAAAAGAAAAGGAGGATGCTGACTTGGAAATTGGTCAAATGGAAGTATTAGAAGAAGGGATAAATGGAAAGCTGATTAAAAACTATCTTGTTACCTACTGGCAAAAAGGAGAGTCCGACAAAACTTTAATTGAAACTACAAGAGAAGAACCGACCGCAAAAGTTATTGCTGTCGGAACAAAGGTTGTCTGGAGAAAAATTAACACGCCAGATGGCGAAAGAAAATATTGGATGAAAATTCCCAATGTCTGGGCAACTTCGTATGATAAAAGCTGTGCTGGATGCAATGAATGGACAGCTCTAGGCACCAAACTTGATATTGGAACTTGCGCGGTGGATCCTAAAAAAATTAAGCTCTGGACCGAAATCTTTGTACCGGAATACGGAATTTGTCGGGCGCTGGATGTTGGAGGTAGTATAAAAGGTAATAAAATAGATGTGGGATTTTACGATTTACACGCTCAAGCCGCCGAAGTTGGCTGGACGGGATCCCATTGGACCGATATTTATCTCTTGGATCAAGCGCCAGAATAG